One window of the Natronomonas marina genome contains the following:
- a CDS encoding nuclear transport factor 2 family protein gives MVFEPTPREIAEEFLNRLEDERRDTVDELVGDDAVITVPGARFEGPGATEAFLAHYDPRYDWAAKDFDRWIETDQAAISIGTLYGEDNDGEGFSGVRYVDVYEVDDGLIRRLDIWNDLIVDGVT, from the coding sequence ATGGTATTCGAGCCGACGCCAAGAGAGATTGCCGAGGAGTTTCTGAACCGTCTGGAGGACGAACGACGGGACACCGTCGACGAACTGGTCGGAGACGACGCGGTGATAACGGTCCCCGGTGCGCGGTTCGAGGGGCCGGGCGCAACCGAGGCGTTTCTCGCACACTACGACCCACGATACGATTGGGCCGCGAAGGACTTCGACCGGTGGATCGAGACGGACCAGGCGGCGATAAGCATCGGAACCCTCTACGGGGAGGACAATGACGGCGAAGGCTTCTCCGGCGTCCGGTACGTCGACGTCTACGAGGTCGATGACGGGCTCATACGGCGGCTCGACATCTGGAACGATCTCATCGTCGATGGCGTCACCTGA
- a CDS encoding dihydroorotase — protein sequence MRHDLVIADGTVVIPGDGTIRADVAADDGTISAIARPNTLSGARIVDASDKYVLPGAIDPHTHHGIYRGLEADAESESRSDLVGGVTTIGNFFRRAGSYEDIMESYFAEAESNYYHDYFFSLGLLSFEHIDEIPLIIDDLGITSFKWYMNYKYAAAEKFGVDCEMRDDFGDALVKTLAAQDAPTTLGYHSENVEITNALSGGNVYITSETEDDESDSGEGYEVMVEEFPDYAEMQSMVAGAALAKAHDYDDSFYAVHISAGRTADELAALKTAGYDLRGETCTHYLTLTTEECDERMKVNPPVRGQSDRETLWDRVADGTISCIGTDHCANVSADKIGSGIRDSALGFPSSSTMLPLILSEGVNEGRISLERAVEVTSTNTAKAWNLFPKKGTIRVGSDADLAVVDLDETKTVTPELLQGAADYSIYDGREVTGWPTHTIVRGEVVYEDGEIVGEKGHGTHIDRPI from the coding sequence ATGAGGCACGATCTAGTTATCGCCGACGGTACTGTCGTCATCCCGGGTGACGGGACGATACGTGCTGACGTTGCGGCCGATGATGGCACCATCTCGGCCATCGCGCGACCGAACACGCTGTCGGGTGCCAGGATCGTCGACGCATCCGACAAGTACGTCCTGCCGGGTGCGATCGATCCCCACACGCACCACGGCATCTATCGGGGCCTCGAAGCGGATGCCGAAAGCGAGTCCCGTTCCGACCTCGTGGGCGGCGTCACCACCATCGGGAACTTTTTCCGGCGCGCTGGATCGTACGAGGACATTATGGAGAGCTACTTCGCCGAGGCCGAGTCGAATTACTATCACGACTACTTCTTCTCGCTCGGACTCCTCTCGTTCGAGCACATCGACGAGATCCCGCTGATAATCGACGACCTCGGTATCACCTCGTTCAAGTGGTATATGAACTACAAGTATGCGGCGGCGGAGAAGTTCGGCGTCGACTGCGAGATGCGCGACGACTTCGGTGACGCACTCGTCAAGACACTGGCTGCACAGGACGCCCCGACGACGCTCGGCTACCACTCGGAGAACGTCGAAATAACGAACGCGCTTTCGGGTGGCAACGTCTACATCACGTCGGAAACCGAAGACGACGAGAGCGACTCTGGCGAGGGGTACGAGGTGATGGTCGAGGAGTTCCCCGACTACGCCGAGATGCAGAGTATGGTCGCGGGTGCGGCGCTGGCGAAGGCCCACGACTACGACGACAGCTTCTATGCGGTCCACATCTCCGCCGGTCGAACTGCCGACGAACTCGCGGCACTCAAGACGGCGGGATACGATCTCCGAGGCGAGACCTGTACACACTACCTCACACTGACGACCGAAGAGTGCGACGAGCGGATGAAAGTGAACCCTCCGGTTCGGGGGCAGTCGGACCGGGAAACGTTGTGGGACCGGGTGGCCGACGGCACCATCAGCTGTATAGGGACGGATCACTGTGCAAACGTCTCGGCGGACAAAATCGGGTCGGGAATCCGGGATAGTGCCCTCGGGTTCCCGTCGAGTTCGACGATGCTGCCGTTGATCCTGTCGGAGGGCGTCAACGAGGGTCGCATCTCGCTGGAGCGCGCCGTCGAAGTGACGAGCACGAACACGGCGAAGGCCTGGAACCTCTTCCCGAAGAAGGGGACGATACGCGTCGGGAGCGACGCCGACCTCGCGGTCGTCGACCTCGACGAGACCAAGACCGTCACACCGGAACTGCTGCAGGGTGCAGCCGACTACTCCATCTACGATGGGCGCGAAGTCACAGGGTGGCCGACGCATACGATCGTCCGCGGCGAGGTCGTCTACGAAGACGGCGAAATCGTCGGTGAAAAGGGGCACGGGACCCACATCGACCGGCCGATCTGA
- a CDS encoding DUF3891 family protein — translation MGAKSQGGRRIRSSAARSSTKTAKSSVKRGTGPTSTGRSDRTPTAATLGYQARCRSRPLATEAQEQSTSPSNCDHVSEREGPTVLAPERADGYHIVAQNEHAVMAGRFADNWGTDRVEAPKPNAAMCAAGYAHDNGWWPWDLYPHLREDGAPVDLFEVPTENWIQFYERGIENAVEMDPYVGLLVSMHGAGIRRQRYGTAPGMTDRQQQYAEFVTREENRQLRLGKELRRSDRYGPYVTDEALDMLDTLHRTGTYDGDNPLWRSYCLLQAWDQLSLRFCLYPALESTTLGPVPATDGDQVDISVTPVDDTTVTLDPYPFSVDPLVVPVRKRVIPAREYATAAELRTAYYEADLQTTDFTLQE, via the coding sequence ATGGGCGCGAAGTCACAGGGTGGCCGACGCATACGATCGTCCGCGGCGAGGTCGTCTACGAAGACGGCGAAATCGTCGGTGAAAAGGGGCACGGGACCCACATCGACCGGCCGATCTGATCGGACCCCAACGGCCGCGACGCTCGGATACCAGGCCCGTTGTCGTTCGCGTCCTTTGGCGACGGAGGCACAAGAGCAAAGCACCTCCCCGAGCAACTGTGACCATGTTAGCGAACGAGAGGGCCCGACAGTGTTAGCACCGGAGCGTGCGGACGGATACCATATCGTCGCACAGAACGAACACGCAGTCATGGCCGGTCGGTTCGCCGATAACTGGGGCACCGACCGCGTCGAAGCGCCGAAGCCGAACGCGGCAATGTGCGCGGCCGGGTACGCCCACGACAACGGCTGGTGGCCCTGGGATCTGTACCCGCACCTCCGGGAGGACGGTGCACCGGTCGACCTATTCGAGGTCCCGACCGAGAACTGGATACAGTTCTACGAACGGGGCATCGAGAACGCGGTCGAGATGGATCCGTACGTCGGTCTGTTGGTTTCGATGCACGGCGCCGGCATCCGTCGCCAGCGCTACGGGACCGCTCCGGGAATGACCGACCGACAGCAGCAGTATGCGGAGTTCGTCACCCGCGAGGAGAACCGGCAGCTACGTCTCGGGAAGGAGCTCCGTCGTTCGGACCGGTACGGCCCGTACGTCACGGACGAAGCGCTCGACATGCTCGACACGCTTCACCGTACCGGGACCTACGACGGAGACAACCCGCTGTGGCGGAGCTACTGTCTGCTCCAGGCGTGGGATCAGCTCTCCCTTCGGTTCTGTCTGTATCCGGCACTGGAATCGACGACGCTTGGACCCGTTCCAGCTACTGACGGCGATCAGGTGGACATCAGCGTTACACCGGTCGACGACACGACGGTCACGCTGGATCCGTATCCGTTCTCGGTCGACCCTCTCGTTGTCCCCGTCCGAAAGCGAGTGATCCCGGCCCGCGAGTACGCCACCGCGGCCGAACTCCGCACCGCCTACTACGAGGCCGACCTCCAGACGACCGACTTCACACTACAAGAGTAA
- a CDS encoding CPBP family intramembrane glutamic endopeptidase has product MATASSGSRWRGGGLLFGLGMVGVLAVAVNVAPTLRSTPGLESLSFPALVAVAAVNSTLLLVVFVLLGTLTAPRVGLRSHVYAWGSGGTPDWGELREALPLALAVGAGLFVAALLLELAFAPFVTLPAGPPLTDAETLQALAASAPTRLLYGGITEELLLRWGLMAPLAWLGWRVRSALGGAGDEPSRATMWTAIVVSAVAFGVGHLPALAATLELTPGLVVRTVTINAVVGVGFGWLFWRRSLEAAMVAHAGFHVTLLAVSTGIVLGT; this is encoded by the coding sequence ATGGCGACAGCGTCCTCGGGTTCCCGCTGGCGTGGCGGTGGACTCCTGTTCGGTCTCGGGATGGTCGGCGTCCTCGCCGTCGCCGTGAACGTCGCGCCGACGCTCCGGTCGACGCCGGGCCTGGAGTCGCTTTCCTTCCCTGCTCTCGTCGCCGTCGCCGCCGTGAACTCGACCCTCCTGCTCGTGGTGTTCGTCCTGCTGGGGACGCTCACCGCGCCGCGGGTGGGCCTCCGCTCGCACGTCTACGCCTGGGGGAGCGGCGGGACCCCCGACTGGGGCGAGCTACGCGAGGCGCTCCCCCTCGCTCTCGCCGTCGGCGCTGGGCTGTTCGTCGCCGCACTGCTGCTCGAACTCGCGTTCGCGCCCTTCGTGACGCTGCCGGCCGGCCCGCCGCTGACGGACGCCGAGACCCTGCAGGCGCTGGCCGCCTCGGCTCCGACGCGGCTCCTCTACGGCGGCATCACCGAGGAGTTGCTCCTCCGGTGGGGGCTGATGGCGCCGCTGGCCTGGCTGGGCTGGCGGGTGCGGTCGGCGCTGGGCGGCGCCGGCGACGAGCCGTCGCGGGCGACGATGTGGACCGCAATCGTCGTGTCGGCGGTCGCCTTCGGGGTCGGCCACCTGCCGGCGCTGGCGGCGACGCTCGAGTTGACGCCCGGTCTCGTCGTCCGGACCGTCACGATCAACGCCGTCGTCGGGGTCGGGTTCGGGTGGCTGTTCTGGCGTCGCTCCCTGGAGGCGGCGATGGTCGCACACGCCGGGTTCCACGTCACCCTCCTGGCCGTCTCGACCGGCATCGTCCTCGGGACCTGA
- a CDS encoding ABC transporter permease: MTWPTIARKEFADALGSRMLWGIVAVIAVMTSLSAGFSLLIPELEGSAVAAIGGASQFAGLLVPIMALIAAYLAIAGERESGSLKVLLGLPPSRGEVLMGKFLGRAGVVTIGLVLGFAVSGVVTAAIYGTLPLVAFVGTTALTALLGVSFVGIAIGISALTATRARAMTLAITAYLGLTLLWDLVPNAAHLLVTGEMPGGVVPAWLLLLQGLSPTGAYNALTQALLLGGGTAIEARIGGPAPVYLHPAVFLAVLLAWTLLPLAVGYLGFRRADLS; encoded by the coding sequence ATGACCTGGCCGACCATCGCACGCAAGGAGTTCGCCGACGCACTCGGGTCGCGGATGCTCTGGGGAATCGTCGCCGTCATCGCCGTGATGACGTCGCTGTCGGCGGGATTCTCGTTGCTGATCCCGGAGTTGGAGGGCAGCGCGGTGGCGGCCATCGGCGGCGCCTCGCAGTTCGCCGGCCTGCTCGTGCCGATCATGGCGCTGATCGCGGCGTATCTCGCCATCGCCGGCGAGCGCGAGTCGGGTAGCCTGAAGGTGCTGCTCGGACTGCCGCCGTCCCGTGGGGAGGTCCTGATGGGCAAGTTCCTCGGACGCGCCGGTGTCGTCACCATCGGACTCGTGCTCGGGTTCGCCGTCTCGGGGGTCGTCACCGCGGCCATCTACGGGACCCTCCCGCTGGTGGCGTTCGTCGGCACGACCGCCCTGACCGCGCTGCTCGGGGTCTCCTTCGTCGGCATCGCCATCGGCATCTCGGCGCTCACCGCGACCCGTGCCCGGGCGATGACGCTTGCGATCACCGCGTATCTGGGGCTGACGCTCCTGTGGGACCTCGTCCCGAACGCCGCCCACCTGCTGGTGACCGGCGAGATGCCCGGCGGGGTCGTCCCGGCGTGGCTCCTGCTCCTCCAGGGACTGAGTCCGACCGGCGCGTACAACGCGCTCACGCAGGCGCTGTTGCTCGGCGGGGGGACCGCAATCGAGGCGCGGATCGGCGGCCCGGCGCCCGTCTACCTCCATCCGGCCGTCTTTCTCGCCGTCCTCCTGGCCTGGACGCTCCTGCCGCTGGCCGTCGGCTATCTCGGCTTCCGGCGGGCCGACCTGAGCTAG
- a CDS encoding halocyanin domain-containing protein, whose protein sequence is MDISRRNFVRIAGVSTAVGVAGCTGNGGNGGDDTVPGEDYPAIDEWLTETEVGDADDTYEGTLLDRRDSDTLTIETGAAGNGGNFAYAPSAVLVSTGTEIEWSWTGEGNPHNVEAEPDDQLGESDYEFSSGEAVGGSGVQFTYTMDTAGIALYHCEPHLSLGMKGGIAVE, encoded by the coding sequence ATGGACATCAGTCGCCGGAACTTCGTTCGAATCGCGGGCGTTTCGACCGCCGTCGGGGTGGCCGGCTGTACCGGCAACGGGGGAAACGGCGGCGACGACACCGTCCCCGGCGAGGACTACCCGGCGATCGACGAGTGGCTCACCGAAACCGAGGTCGGCGACGCCGACGACACCTACGAGGGGACGCTTCTGGACCGCCGCGACAGCGACACCCTGACCATCGAGACGGGAGCGGCGGGCAACGGCGGCAACTTCGCGTACGCCCCCTCTGCCGTACTCGTCTCGACGGGCACCGAAATCGAGTGGTCCTGGACCGGGGAAGGCAACCCGCACAACGTCGAGGCCGAACCCGACGACCAGCTCGGGGAGTCCGATTACGAGTTCAGTTCGGGCGAGGCGGTCGGCGGCTCCGGCGTCCAGTTTACCTACACCATGGACACCGCGGGCATCGCTCTGTATCACTGCGAACCGCACCTCTCGCTCGGTATGAAGGGCGGTATCGCGGTCGAGTAG
- a CDS encoding dolichyl-phosphate hexose transferase, whose protein sequence is MGTYNEEAAIGTVLEDIDGVTDGRAEVVCVDGSDDRTPEIAEEHGARVIRQEPQGYGVAVEAALDAATRDVIVTTDCDDTYPMEALPEFLDDINDGYDVVSGDRLYHGAEAMPAFNRFGNHAFAVVASALLGERVHDTTTGMRAYRSDVIEDIEWTENTGLSAELLMRPLARGYDIRERPITYAERAGETKLDPLTGGAEIAKSILKVGVEERLDG, encoded by the coding sequence ATGGGCACCTACAACGAGGAGGCGGCCATCGGGACGGTGCTCGAGGACATCGACGGGGTGACGGACGGCCGGGCCGAGGTGGTCTGCGTCGACGGCTCCGACGACCGGACGCCCGAGATCGCCGAGGAGCACGGCGCCCGCGTCATCCGCCAGGAGCCGCAGGGCTACGGCGTCGCCGTCGAGGCCGCACTCGATGCCGCCACCCGCGACGTGATCGTCACGACCGATTGCGACGACACCTACCCGATGGAGGCACTGCCCGAGTTCCTCGACGACATCAACGACGGCTACGACGTCGTCAGCGGCGACCGCCTCTACCACGGCGCCGAGGCGATGCCGGCGTTCAACCGGTTCGGCAACCACGCCTTCGCCGTCGTCGCCAGCGCCCTGCTCGGCGAGCGCGTCCACGACACCACCACGGGGATGCGCGCCTACAGAAGTGATGTGATCGAGGACATCGAGTGGACCGAGAACACCGGGCTCTCCGCGGAACTCCTCATGCGGCCGCTGGCCCGCGGCTACGATATCCGCGAGCGACCCATCACCTACGCCGAGCGCGCCGGCGAGACGAAACTCGACCCGCTGACCGGCGGCGCCGAGATAGCCAAGTCCATCCTCAAGGTCGGCGTCGAGGAGCGACTCGACGGCTGA
- a CDS encoding GMC family oxidoreductase, with the protein MSADVCVIGAGPAGGIVAAELAADHDVVVLEAGLRFPEDDRVRRMERSIRPAYGPQDVWNMGGPRDAYTTGGRFYPLNATRVKGVGGSSLHWQGMVMRLHEDDFNSESRHGVGRDWPIDYEDLRPYYARAESELGVAGASDNPFAPPREQPHPMPAFPPSYSDSLFAEACEELEITTHSVPNARNSEPYDGDGACVGYGSCQPVCPSGAKYTAERHVDRAERAGARVVAEAPVQRLEHDAAGERVTAAVYRKDGEERRQEARAFVVACGGVETPRLLLLSRSEEHPDGLANSSGAVGRYFMDHCFAGMGGRYDGPTRQKHVGFNTTESHQFYDVSEAGGRFKLEFLNYAGPSPVEQALTAEEWGDDLLAQLRDAYGTYLGLGALAEQLPRPENRVTLDPERTDDHGRPVPRIEWHVDDHTRRTLERANEVQRSILEELGVDPEYVVGPDNTGPAAHHMGTTRMGTDPTASVVDPRLRTHDLSNCWIASSSVFVTGGAMNPTLTIAALALLAADHLDEALSQSI; encoded by the coding sequence GTGAGCGCCGACGTCTGCGTGATCGGCGCCGGGCCGGCCGGCGGCATCGTCGCCGCCGAACTCGCCGCCGACCACGACGTCGTGGTGCTCGAGGCCGGCCTCCGGTTCCCGGAGGACGACCGCGTGCGCCGGATGGAGCGGTCGATTCGACCGGCCTACGGACCACAGGATGTCTGGAACATGGGCGGTCCCCGCGACGCCTACACCACCGGGGGCCGCTTCTACCCGCTCAACGCCACCCGTGTGAAGGGCGTCGGCGGGTCGTCGCTGCACTGGCAGGGGATGGTGATGCGCCTCCACGAGGACGATTTCAATTCCGAGTCCCGCCACGGCGTCGGGCGGGACTGGCCCATCGACTACGAGGACCTGCGGCCCTACTACGCCCGCGCGGAGTCGGAACTGGGCGTGGCGGGCGCCTCGGACAACCCCTTCGCGCCGCCCCGCGAGCAGCCGCACCCGATGCCCGCGTTCCCGCCGTCGTACAGCGACTCGCTGTTCGCGGAGGCCTGCGAGGAACTCGAAATCACGACCCACTCGGTGCCGAACGCGCGCAACTCCGAACCGTACGACGGCGACGGCGCCTGCGTCGGCTACGGTAGCTGCCAGCCCGTCTGTCCGTCGGGCGCGAAGTACACCGCCGAACGCCACGTCGACCGCGCGGAGCGGGCGGGCGCCCGCGTCGTCGCCGAGGCCCCGGTCCAGCGGCTCGAACACGACGCCGCCGGCGAGCGCGTCACGGCCGCCGTCTACCGGAAGGACGGCGAGGAGCGCCGACAGGAGGCGCGGGCGTTCGTCGTCGCCTGTGGTGGCGTCGAGACGCCGCGACTCCTCCTGCTGTCCCGGAGCGAGGAGCACCCGGACGGTCTCGCCAACTCCAGCGGCGCCGTCGGCCGGTACTTCATGGACCACTGCTTCGCCGGGATGGGTGGCCGGTACGACGGCCCGACCCGCCAGAAGCACGTCGGCTTCAACACCACCGAGTCCCACCAGTTCTACGACGTGAGCGAGGCGGGCGGCCGGTTCAAACTGGAGTTCCTCAACTACGCCGGTCCGTCGCCGGTCGAGCAGGCGCTGACCGCAGAGGAGTGGGGCGACGACCTGCTGGCGCAACTCCGGGACGCCTACGGTACCTATCTCGGGCTGGGCGCGCTGGCCGAACAGCTCCCCCGCCCGGAGAACCGGGTCACGCTGGACCCCGAACGGACCGACGACCACGGCCGGCCCGTCCCCCGCATCGAGTGGCACGTCGACGACCACACCCGCCGGACGCTCGAACGCGCAAACGAGGTCCAGCGGTCCATCCTCGAGGAACTGGGCGTCGACCCCGAGTACGTCGTCGGTCCCGACAACACCGGTCCCGCCGCCCACCACATGGGCACCACCCGGATGGGCACGGACCCGACGGCCAGCGTCGTCGACCCCCGGCTCCGAACCCACGACCTCTCGAACTGCTGGATCGCCTCCTCGAGCGTCTTCGTCACCGGGGGCGCGATGAACCCGACGCTGACCATCGCCGCCCTGGCGCTTTTGGCCGCCGACCACCTCGACGAGGCGCTCTCGCAGTCGATTTAG
- a CDS encoding gluconate 2-dehydrogenase subunit 3 family protein, translating to MELSRRDALGALAAIGVGTGTAAYAVHESRESPDASGGPAPDVETLVAVAEVVYPSEVSGIEAFVGAYAERRAAADDDHARGVRAATEEVDAHASEWYDAPFADLPPADRDSLLREMGLETAEEDPEGSTAERVRYYLVNDLLLALYASPTGGELVGIENPQGHPGGTESYRRGP from the coding sequence ATGGAGCTGTCCCGTCGGGACGCGCTCGGCGCGCTCGCGGCCATCGGTGTGGGGACGGGAACGGCCGCCTATGCCGTCCACGAGTCGCGCGAGTCGCCGGACGCCTCCGGTGGCCCCGCGCCGGACGTCGAGACGCTGGTCGCGGTCGCGGAGGTGGTGTACCCCAGCGAGGTGTCGGGCATCGAGGCGTTCGTCGGGGCCTACGCCGAGCGCCGCGCGGCGGCCGACGACGATCACGCCCGCGGGGTTCGCGCGGCCACCGAGGAGGTCGACGCCCACGCCAGCGAGTGGTACGACGCGCCGTTCGCCGACCTTCCGCCGGCCGACCGCGACTCGCTGCTGCGGGAGATGGGACTGGAGACCGCCGAGGAGGACCCGGAGGGGTCGACCGCCGAGCGGGTTCGCTACTATCTCGTCAACGACCTGCTGCTCGCGCTGTACGCCTCCCCGACCGGGGGCGAGTTGGTCGGCATCGAGAACCCCCAGGGCCACCCCGGGGGCACCGAGAGCTACCGGAGGGGACCGTGA
- a CDS encoding alpha/beta hydrolase encodes MTDPEELSLVHESRPGTVSTDAPAVVLIHGRGTNERDLLPLGAQLPEELHVLSVRAPQAMGGPNSYTWYDLDLSAGGLHESQPDPEGFRRSLELVHEFVDGAVDAYDLDPDRVGLLGFSQGAITSLSALVERPDAYRWVVALNGYLAAEHEDAVDHAAGKPVFVGCGTMDQVIPPERAERAADLLAEGGAEVRFERYGVGHGTTPEEVTDVVEWLEGRI; translated from the coding sequence ATGACCGACCCCGAGGAGTTGTCGCTGGTACACGAGAGCCGCCCGGGCACCGTCTCGACGGACGCGCCCGCGGTCGTGTTGATCCACGGCCGCGGCACCAACGAGCGGGACCTCCTGCCGCTCGGCGCACAGTTGCCCGAGGAACTGCACGTCCTCAGCGTCCGCGCTCCCCAGGCGATGGGCGGGCCGAACAGTTACACCTGGTACGACCTGGACCTCTCGGCGGGCGGTCTCCACGAGAGCCAGCCGGACCCCGAGGGGTTCCGCCGGAGCCTCGAGTTGGTCCACGAGTTCGTCGACGGCGCCGTCGACGCCTACGACCTCGACCCCGACCGGGTGGGTTTGCTCGGCTTCAGCCAGGGGGCCATCACGAGCCTCTCGGCGCTCGTCGAGCGGCCCGACGCCTACCGGTGGGTGGTGGCGCTGAACGGCTACCTCGCCGCCGAACACGAGGACGCGGTCGACCACGCCGCCGGCAAGCCGGTGTTCGTCGGGTGCGGGACGATGGATCAGGTCATCCCGCCCGAGCGGGCCGAACGCGCCGCCGACCTGCTCGCCGAGGGGGGCGCCGAGGTCCGGTTCGAGCGCTACGGCGTCGGCCACGGCACGACACCCGAGGAGGTCACCGACGTCGTCGAGTGGCTCGAGGGCCGAATCTGA
- a CDS encoding M14 family zinc carboxypeptidase, which yields MPVSGPPRSFAELDDAIPRYDSFFTVREHRERNRALADKHDHVTYQDLGDSSGGNPLWAVTVGDGSRTALLFGAPHPNEPIGSMTIDFLLHELADNDELRASLDYEFVCLPVADPDGVQKNEGWFDGPFTLANYATNFYRPPPHRQVEATFPVEHEQYVFDDPIPATQGLADLIETHHPDLIYSFHNTGFGGCYYLFTEPLEPLWEPLRDLPDEYGIPLDLGEPEVYDSKAFEEPFYCLQTFEDQYKDAVGDEHTDPEEVLLGGNAYDHAHQFNEDVVEIIVELPYFYEPRISDETELDLSREAVIREGTERRRQLLREWQAAAMAVEKFLPDTPMAQEATGTAFFFEDQYDDKVEWAAASPETDKPATAAQAVDARYVRDYQLLPYVGMLLRAIDHAVMGAEDEARNRLLDAKEALENVFHKWIGELRGELDYETLPIWKLVAIQARAGLFCLDYRQRELDGDSG from the coding sequence ATGCCCGTCTCTGGCCCTCCGCGCTCGTTCGCAGAGCTCGACGATGCGATCCCTCGGTACGACTCATTCTTTACAGTCAGAGAGCACCGTGAGCGCAACCGGGCGCTTGCAGACAAGCACGACCACGTCACCTACCAAGATCTTGGAGATTCCTCTGGTGGAAACCCGCTATGGGCGGTAACCGTCGGCGATGGGTCACGGACCGCGCTGCTGTTCGGCGCGCCACACCCCAACGAACCGATCGGCTCGATGACGATCGACTTCTTGCTGCACGAACTCGCTGACAACGATGAACTGCGGGCGTCTTTGGACTACGAGTTCGTTTGTCTGCCGGTCGCTGATCCCGACGGTGTACAAAAGAACGAGGGGTGGTTCGATGGACCGTTCACGCTCGCCAACTACGCGACGAACTTCTACCGACCACCACCCCACAGGCAGGTCGAAGCGACCTTCCCCGTCGAGCACGAACAATACGTCTTCGACGACCCAATCCCGGCGACGCAGGGGTTAGCCGACTTGATCGAAACCCATCATCCCGACCTGATCTACAGCTTTCACAACACCGGCTTCGGAGGCTGTTACTACTTGTTCACCGAACCGCTTGAGCCACTGTGGGAACCGTTACGGGACCTCCCCGATGAGTACGGTATCCCACTAGATCTCGGCGAACCTGAGGTGTATGATTCGAAGGCGTTCGAGGAGCCGTTTTACTGCTTGCAAACGTTCGAGGACCAGTACAAGGACGCAGTCGGCGACGAACACACCGATCCGGAGGAGGTGCTGCTCGGAGGGAATGCATACGACCACGCCCACCAGTTCAACGAGGACGTCGTCGAGATAATCGTCGAACTGCCGTACTTCTACGAGCCACGGATTAGCGACGAAACCGAACTGGATCTGAGCCGCGAGGCGGTCATCCGCGAGGGGACCGAACGGCGACGTCAACTGCTCCGGGAATGGCAGGCCGCGGCGATGGCGGTCGAGAAGTTTCTACCCGACACGCCGATGGCCCAGGAAGCGACGGGAACGGCCTTCTTTTTCGAGGACCAGTACGACGACAAAGTCGAGTGGGCGGCGGCGTCTCCGGAGACCGACAAACCGGCGACGGCCGCTCAGGCGGTGGACGCTCGGTACGTCAGGGACTACCAGTTGCTTCCGTACGTCGGTATGTTGCTCCGTGCCATCGATCATGCGGTAATGGGTGCCGAGGATGAGGCACGCAACCGGCTGCTCGACGCAAAAGAGGCACTTGAAAACGTATTTCACAAGTGGATTGGAGAACTTCGGGGCGAACTCGATTACGAGACGCTCCCGATCTGGAAACTCGTCGCCATTCAGGCCAGAGCAGGCCTGTTCTGTCTGGACTATCGGCAACGCGAACTGGACGGGGACTCAGGCTAA
- a CDS encoding HVO_0416 family zinc finger protein produces MATANDDIFDEFLDERGHETESLSWERDYNKKRCPDCGGLHGLEASSCTVCGWQPN; encoded by the coding sequence ATGGCGACCGCAAACGACGACATCTTCGACGAGTTCCTCGACGAGCGAGGGCACGAAACCGAGTCTCTCTCCTGGGAGCGCGACTACAACAAGAAACGGTGCCCGGACTGCGGCGGGCTCCACGGGCTCGAGGCGTCGTCGTGTACGGTCTGCGGCTGGCAGCCCAACTGA